A genome region from Populus alba chromosome 3, ASM523922v2, whole genome shotgun sequence includes the following:
- the LOC118054556 gene encoding putative disease resistance RPP13-like protein 1, with amino-acid sequence MFMASSSSSSRPGWDYDAFLSFRGEDTRKNFTDHLFTALQKAGIRTFRDDDELRIGEEISLQLRKAIQESKISIVVFSKRYASSTWCLDELEKILDCRHTTGQIVIPVFYDIAPSDIRKQTGSFAEAFDKHEERFKEEMEKVQKWRKALVEAANLSGLDPHSIANGHESKLIQKIVEEVSSQLNPRFLSDDRPLRRLKTTMISGGGLLDDAEKKQITNTDVREWLAEYKDAVYEADDFLDEIAYEALRQEVEAEAQTFRGQTPKWLIKLGDLQERLDHLVKRKVDLGLINRTGKEPSSPKRPTTSLVDERGVYGRDNDREAILKLLLSDDANEENPGVVPIGGMGGVGKTTLAQLVYNHRRVQEGFDLKAWVCVSEDFSVSKLTKVILEGLGSKHACDNLDQLQLQLKERLQGNKFLLVLDDVWNEDYDEWDRFLTPLKYGAQGSKILVTTRNESVASVMRTVPTHHLKELTEDSCWSVFAKHAFRGENPNDYEELLEIGREIVRKCKGLPLAAKTLGGLLRTQRDVEEWEKLLESNLWDLRKDNILPALRLSYLYLLPHLKQCFAYCAIFPKDYEFQKDELVLLWMAEGFLVHSVDDEMERAGAECFDDLLSRSFFQQSSASPSSFVMHDLMHDLATHVSGQFCFSSSLWENNSSKATRRTRHFSLAVDTEAVFSSTILENIREAQLLRTFRPFSFYFECPPEIYNEIFQSTHCRLRVLFMTNCRDASMLSCSTSKLKHLRYLDLSRSDLVTLPEEVSALLNLQTLILEYCRQLASLPDLENLKQLRHLNLQGTWIQRLPASLERLINLRYLNISDTPLKEMPPHIGQLTKLQTLTAFLVGRQSETSVKELGKLRHLRGELHIGNLQNVVDARDAVEANLKGKRHLDKLRFTWDGDSHDPEHVTSTLEKLEPNRNVKDLRIYGYGGIRFPEWVGESSFSNIVSLKLSGCTNCTSLPPLGQLASLEDLSIECFDKVVTVGSEFYGSCTAMKKPFESLKTLSFRRMLEWREWISDEGSREAFPLLESLSIEECPNLAKALPCHHLPRVTSPTVRGCKQLATPYYGGVRFPEWVGESSFSNIVSLKLSGCTNCTSLPPLGQLASLEDLSIEGFYKVVTVGSEFYGSCTAMKKPFESLKTLSFRRMPEWREWISDEGSREAFPLLEFLSIAECPNLTKALPSHHLPHVTRLAISGCEQLATPLPRIPRLHSLFVSLLRSLESLPGEIVQMDLEEITIEGCASLKCVALDLLPKLNSLSISDCPDLESLCAHERPLNDLTSLRSLSIRGCPKLVSFPKGGLPAPVLTELGLSYCRMQWGLQTLPSLSHFRIGLDETIESFPEEMLLPSSLTSLIIWNLNHQKYLDYKRLHRLITSRRHLTISDCPLIESMPEEGLPSSLSILEINSCPMLKSLPMLQHLTSLKTLTIDSCPLIEAMPEEGLPSSLSSLAIYNCPLLRKSCEREKGKDWPKISHIPHIDISS; translated from the exons ATGTTCATggcgtcttcttcttcttcgtctagACCTGGTTGGGATTACGATGCATTTCTAAGTTTTAGAGGTGAAGATACTCGCAAAAATTTTACGGATCATCTTTTCACTGCTTTACAGAAAGCAGGAATCCGTACATTTCGAGATGACGACGAACTTCGTATAGGTGAAGAAATCTCCTTACAACTCCGCAAAGCAATACAAGAATCCAAGATTTCTATAGTGGTTTTCTCAAAGCGCTATGCTTCCTCCACTTGGTGTCTTGATGAACTTGAAAAGATTCTTGATTGCAGACATACAACTGGTCAGATTGTTATACCTGTTTTCTATGATATCGCTCCTTCTGATATTAGAAAACAGACGGGGAGTTTTGCTGAAGCCTTTGATAAGCATGAAGAACGTTTTaaggaagaaatggagaagGTCCAAAAGTGGAGAAAAGCTCTCGTGGAGGCTGCAAATTTATCTGGGCTGGATCCTCACAGTATCGCAAATGG GcatgaatcaaaattaattcaaaagatTGTCGAAGAAGTTTCAAGTCAATTGAATCCCAGATTTTTGTCTGACGATAGGCCGCTGAGGAGGTTGAAGACAACAATGATATCCGGTGGTGGGCTGCTTGACGATGCTGAGAAGAAGCAGATAACAAATACAGATGTGCGGGAGTGGCTGGCCGAGTATAAAGACGCTGTCTATGAGGCCGACGACTTCTTGGATGAGATTGCTTATGAAGCTCTACGGCAGGAGGTGGAAGCTGAAGCTCAAACCTTCAGAGGTCAGACGCCGAAGTGGTTGATCAAATTAGGAGACCTCCAGGAGAGACTAGATCACTTAGTTAAACGAAAGGTTGACCTTGGTTTGATCAACCGCACGGGAAAAGAACCATCATCGCCTAAAAGGCCAACAACTTCTCTGGTGGATGAACGTGGTGTTTATGGTAGAGATAATGACAGGGAAGCAATACTGAAGTTGCTTCTATCAGATGATGCAAATGAAGAAAACCCAGGTGTCGTTCCCATAGGGGGAATGGGCGGGGTTGGTAAAACCACACTTGCCCAGCTTGTATACAATCACAGAAGAGTACAAGAGGGGTTCGACCTCAAAGCTTGGGTTTGTGTTTCAGAAGATTTCAGTGTTTCGAAGTTAACCAAGGTTATCCTTGAGGGGCTCGGTTCAAAGCATGCTTGTGATAACCTGGATCAGCTCCAGCTTcagttgaaggagagattgCAGGGAAATAAATTCTTGCTTGTTTTAGATGACGTTTGGAATGAAGATTATGATGAATGGGATAGGTTTCTTACCCCCCTGAAGTACGGAGCACAAGGGAGTAAGATTCTTGTCACAACACGCAATGAAAGTGTAGCATCAGTCATGAGAACTGTTCCAACTCATCATCTAAAAGAATTGACGGAAGACAGCTGCTGGTCCGTGTTCGCCAAACATGCATTTCGTGGTGAAAATCCCAATGATTATGAAGAGTTGCTAGAGATTGGAAGAGAAATAGTGAGAAAGTGTAAAGGCCTTCCTCTAGCTGCAAAAACACTCGGAGGTCTGCTACGCACCCAAAGAGATGTCGAGGAGTGGGAGAAGTTATTGGAAAGCAATCTATGGGATTTACGCAAAGACAATATCCTCCCAGCTTTGAGATTAAGTTATCTTTATCTCCTGCCACATCTGAAGCAATGTTTTGCTTATTGTGCCATATTTCCAAAAGACTATGAATTTCAAAAGGATGAATTAGTGCTCCTGTGGATGGCAGAGGGCTTCTTAGTCCACTCTGTAGATGATGAGATGGAAAGAGCTGGTGCTGAGTGCTTTGATGATCTCTTGTCCAGGTCCTTTTTCCAGCAATCAAGTGCCTCTCCCTCATCATTTGTGATGCACGATCTCATGCATGACTTGGCTACCCATGTGTCCGGTCAATTTTGCTTCAGCTCCAGTTTGTGGGAAAATAATTCTTCCAAGGCCACCAGAAGGACTCGACATTTCTCACTCGCAGTAGATACGGAAGCTGTTTTTTCAAGCACAATATTAGAAAACATCCGTGAAGCCCAACTTCTACGCACATTCCGACCTTTTTCATTCTATTTTGAGTGTCCTCCCGAAATTTATAATGAGATCTTTCAGTCAACACATTGTCGCCTACGAGTGCTATTCATGACTAATTGTAGAGATGCATCTATGTTGTCATGTTCAACTAGCAAGTTGAAGCATTTGCGGTATTTGGATCTCTCTCGGTCAGATTTAGTAACGTTGCCTGAAGAAGTGAGTGCTCTTCTCAATTTGCAAACGTTGATCTTGGAATATTGCCGACAACTTGCTAGTCTACCTGATCTTGAAAATTTGAAGCAATTACGACATCTGAATCTTCAAGGAACATGGATCCAAAGGTTGCCTGCATCTCTGGAAAGGTTAATCAACTTGCGGTATCTTAACATCTCAGACACGCCTTTGAAAGAGATGCCACCACATATAGGTCAACTGACAAAGCTCCAAACGTTGACTGCCTTTTTGGTGGGAAGACAGAGTGAGACTAGCGTTAAAGAATTGGGAAAGCTACGACATCTACGGGGAGAACTTCATATTGGGAACCTTCAAAATGTGGTGGATGCTCGGGATGCTGTTGAAGCAAATTTGAAAGGTAAAAGGCACCTTGATAAGCTGAGGTTTACATGGGATGGTGACTCTCATGACCCGGAACACGTAACAAGCACGCTTGAGAAATTAGAGCCAAATAGAAATGTGAAGGATCTTCGGATTTATGGTTATGGAGGTATAAGGTTTCCGGAGTGGGTAGGAGAGTCCTCTTTCTCAAATATAGTGTCCTTGAAGCTCAGTGGATGTACAAACTGCACCTCCTTACCACCGCTCGGGCAATTAGCTTCTTTAGAGGATCTCTCCATTGAATGTTTCGATAAAGTTGTGACTGTGGGCTCTGAGTTCTATGGGAGTTGTACTGCTATGAAGAAGCCATTTGAATCCCTCAAAACATTATCTTTTAGAAGGATGCTAGAGTGGCGCGAGTGGATTTCAGACGAAGGCAGCCGGGAAGCCTTCCCTCTTCTAGAGTCGCTTTCAATCGAAGAATGCCCGAACCTTGCAAAGGCCCTACCTTGTCACCACCTTCCACGTGTAACAAGTCCTACAGTTCGTGGATGTAAGCAGCTCGCGACTCCTTACTATGGAGGTGTAAGGTTTCCGGAGTGGGTAGGAGAGTCCTCTTTCTCAAATATAGTGTCCTTGAAGCTCAGTGGATGTACAAACTGCACCTCCTTACCACCGCTCGGGCAATTAGCTTCTTTAGAGGATCTCTCCATTGAAGGATTTTATAAAGTTGTGACTGTGGGCTCTGAGTTCTATGGGAGTTGTACTGCTATGAAGAAGCCATTTGAATCCCTCAAAACATTATCTTTTAGAAGGATGCCAGAGTGGCGCGAGTGGATTTCAGACGAAGGCAGCCGGGAAGCCTTCCCTCTTCTTGAATTTCTTTCAATCGCAGAATGCCCCAACCTTACAAAGGCCCTACCTAGTCATCACCTTCCACATGTAACAAGGCTTGCAATTAGTGGATGTGAGCAACTCGCGACTCCACTTCCTAGGATTCCTAGGCTGCActctctctttgtttctctATTGCGCTCCCTAGAGTCCCTACCCGGGGAAATTGTTCAAATGGATTTAGAGGAAATTACAATCGAGGGCTGTGCTTCTCTCAAATGCGTCGCACTGGACTTGCTCCCCAAGTTAAACTCTCTTTCTATCTCTGACTGTCCAGATCTGGAATCACTATGTGCACATGAAAGACCTCTCAATGATCTCACCTCTCTCCGTTCTTTGTCTATCCGGGGGTGCCCTAAATTAGTTTCATTTCCCAAAGGAGGGTTACCTGCTCCAGTCTTGACAGAACTTGGGCTATCATATTGCCGCATGCAATGGGGTTTGCAAACGCTCCCTTCACTTTCACACTTTAGAATTGGTTTGGACGAAACTATTGAATCCTTCCCTGAAGAGATGTTGTTGCCCTCAAGTCTTACATCTCTTATAATCTGGAACCTAAACCACCAGAAATATCTTGACTACAAGCGGCTTCACCGCCTCATCACCTCTCGTAGACATTTGACAATAAGTGACTGCCCTCTGATTGAGTCAATGCCAGAAGAAGGGTTGCCCTCCTCCCTTTCTATTCTTGAAATTAACAGTTGTCCTATGCTGAAATCTCTTCCAATGCTTCAACACCTAACCTCTCTTAAAACATTGACTATAGATTCCTGCCCTCTGATTGAGGCAATGCCAGAAGAAGGGTTGCCCTCCTCCCTTTCTTCTCTTGCAATTTACAATTGTCCTCTGCTGCGTAAAAGTTGTGAAAGGGAGAAAGGTAAAGATTGGCCCAAGATTTCTCACATTCCTCACATAGATATTAGCAGTTAA
- the LOC118054267 gene encoding GRAS family protein TF80 produces MVGMVQEEGSSSVTSPHQFFPWMSLSPGIGSPYPWLRELKSEERGLCLIHLLLACANHVAVGSVENANISLEHISHLASPDGDTMQRIAAYFTAALADRILKGWPGLHKALNPKQVSLISEEILVQRLFFELCPFLKLSYVITNEAIIEAMEGEKMVHIIDLNSSEPAQWINLLQTLSARPEGPPHLRITGIHEKKEVLEQMALRLTEEAEKLDIPFQFNPIVSKLENLDLGNLRVKTGEALAVSSVLQLHALLAMDDEMHKRNSPSGSKNPSSNHFQRVLRMNQNRHTLGEWLEKDLVNVYSSSPDSALSPLSHSASPKMGSFLNALRSLSPKLMVITEQESNHNGLSLMERVTKALNFYAALFDCLESTVSRASLERHKVEKMLFGEEIKNIIACEGTERKERHEKLEKWILRLEFAGFGSIPLSYHGRLQANRLLQSYGYDGYKIKEENGCLLICWQDRPLFSVSAWRFRRCD; encoded by the coding sequence ATGGTAGGAATGGTTCAAGAAGAGGGATCATCATCTGTAACTTCACCTCATCAGTTCTTTCCATGGATGTCGCTGTCGCCAGGGATAGGATCACCATACCCTTGGCTGAGGGAACTGAAATCTGAAGAGAGGGGTTTGTGTctgatccatcttcttcttgCCTGCGCTAACCATGTAGCGGTTGGTAGTGTTGAGAATGCAAATATTAGCCTTGAGCACATCTCCCATCTTGCCTCTCCTGATGGCGATACGATGCAACGGATTGCTGCTTACTTCACTGCAGCGCTCGCTGATCGCATTCTTAAAGGATGGCCTGGTCTGCACAAAGCTCTCAATCCAAAACAAGTATCTTTGATATCTGAAGAAATTCTTGTTCAAAGATTATTCTTTGAGCTCTGTCCCTTTTTAAAGCTTTCATACGTGATCACAAATGAGGCCATTATAGAGGCCATGGAAGGGGAGAAGATGGTTCATATCATCGATCTCAATTCCTCCGAGCCTGCCCAGTGGATCAATCTTCTTCAAACATTAAGCGCACGGCCAGAAGGACCACCTCATTTGAGAATAACAGGTATTCATGAGAAGAAAGAGGTGTTAGAGCAAATGGCTCTTCGGCTGACTGAAGAAGCTGAAAAGCTAGACATCCCATTTCAGTTCAATCCTATTGTGAGCAAACTAGAGAATCTTGACCTTGGAAATTTGCGGGTTAAGACTGGAGAAGCTCTTGCTGTCAGTTCTGTACTTCAGCTGCATGCTCTCCTGGCCATGGATGATGAGATGCATAAAAGGAACTCTCCATCAGGATCTAAGAATCCAAGCTCTAACCATTTTCAGAGAGTCTTACGGATGAACCAAAACCGACATACTCTAGGTGAGTGGCTTGAGAAAGATTTGGTCAACGTCTATAGCTCTAGTCCTGACTCAGCATTATCCCCACTATCTCATTCTGCTTCACCGAAGATGGGCAGCTTTCTAAATGCACTTAGGAGTCTCTCACCGAAATTGATGGTGATAACTGAGCAGGAATCAAATCATAACGGGCTTAGTTTAATGGAGAGGGTCACAAAagctttgaatttttatgctGCACTATTTGATTGCTTGGAGTCTACTGTATCGAGAGCATCATTAGAGCGGCACAAGGTTGAGAAGATGCTATTTGGGGAGGAAATTAAGAACATCATCGCTTGTGAGGGAACTGAGAGAAAGGAGAGGCATGAGAAGTTGGAAAAATGGATCCTGAGGCTCGAGTTCGCTGGGTTTGGGAGCATTCCTCTGAGCTACCATGGTAGGCTGCAGGCAAACAGATTATTGCAGAGCTATGGCTATGATGGatataaaatcaaagaagagaATGGATGTTTACTTATTTGCTGGCAGGATAGACCACTATTTTCTGTGTCAGCTTGGAGATTTAGGAGGTGCGATTGA
- the LOC118054284 gene encoding protein trichome birefringence-like 38, with the protein MCNPVRFDGKDFLEKLEGKKIMFIGDSVSLNHYESLLCLLHAAVPDARITTQTSNSTNTVTFEDHGVSISVFQTHYLVDIEQEQIGRVLKLESIKDGNTWKDMDVLVFNTWLWWYRRGPKQPWDYVQEGQSILKDMDRMVAFQKGLTTWAKWVDSDVDTSKTTVIFQGISPFHYHGEEWDEPGATNCGKETEPVSGSSYPCGSPLALQVVV; encoded by the exons ATGTGTAATCCCGTCAGGTTCGATGGTAAAGATTTCTTGGAGAAGTTGGAGGGCAAGAAGATAATGTTTATAGGGGACTCTGTTAGTCTCAACCATTACGAGTCACTGTTGTGCTTGCTTCATGCAGCCGTTCCTGATGCCAGGATCACAACGCAGACGAGTAACTCTACTAACACAGTGACATTCGAG GATCATGGAGTATCAATATCGGTGTTTCAAACGCACTACTTAGTAGACATTGAACAAGAACAAATCGGCCGAGTATTGAAACTTGAATCGATTAAGGATGGAAACACATGGAAGGATATGGATGTTTTAGTGTTCAATACTTGGCTTTGGTGGTACCGGAGAGGACCGAAGCAACC ATGGGATTATGTTCAAGAAGGGCAGAGTATACTTAAGGACATGGACCGTATGGTGGCTTTTCAGAAAGGTTTAACAACTTGGGCAAAATGGGTCGATTCGGATGTCGATACGAGTAAAACCACAGTTATTTTTCAGGGAATTTCTCCATTTCATTACCA TGGAGAGGAATGGGACGAACCAGGAGCGACAAATTGTGGAAAGGAGACAGAGCCAGTTAGCGGATCAAGTTACCCTTGTGGTTCACCATTGGCATTGCAAGTAGtagtg